In the Bacteroidota bacterium genome, one interval contains:
- a CDS encoding arsenate reductase ArsC, translating to MRTRNILFICVHNSARSQMAEAFLNSMCGTEWAAESAGLTPGTLNPLAIDAMMEIGMDISKNPTRDVFDVWKSGKLFELVVTVCDEASAERCPVFPGPARREHWSFPDPSAFTGSYEEQLARTRTVRDAIRARIEEWCHINCKTSEQTLEAVLV from the coding sequence ATGAGAACTCGCAACATCCTATTTATTTGTGTGCACAATAGTGCTCGCTCTCAAATGGCAGAGGCATTCCTGAATTCGATGTGTGGCACAGAATGGGCTGCCGAAAGCGCTGGTCTTACTCCTGGAACACTGAATCCGCTGGCCATCGATGCAATGATGGAAATCGGTATGGACATTTCGAAGAATCCGACACGGGATGTCTTCGATGTTTGGAAATCCGGCAAATTGTTCGAACTGGTCGTCACCGTATGCGATGAAGCAAGCGCAGAGCGGTGTCCGGTTTTCCCCGGCCCGGCAAGGCGGGAGCACTGGTCTTTCCCCGACCCTTCTGCATTTACAGGCTCCTATGAGGAACAGTTGGCTCGAACCCGCACAGTCCGCGATGCTATTCGTGCACGGATCGAAGAGTGGTGCCACATTAATTGTAAGACTTCGGAGCAAACGCTCGAGGCAGTTCTGGTTTGA